A section of the Microcoleus sp. FACHB-68 genome encodes:
- a CDS encoding amino acid ABC transporter permease: MQKPEDSKFKIQNSLNWLRQNLFNTWYNSILTLFCLWLIYQLVAAILGWAIFKAQWAVVWANLRLFLVGRYPAGETWRLWLVALILVGLTGLSAWQPRLLRRWLPAAWLVAFPVTLWLIGGGWGLMPVGTELWNGLLLTLLMAVVSIVLSFPLGVLLALGRQSTLPVVRWFSIFYIEVIRGLPLIGILFMAQVMLPLLLPPEIRLDRVLRAIAGLTLFSAAYLAENVRGGLQSLPRGQVEAGKALGFNPFLVIGLIVLPQALRAVIPAIVGQFISLFKDTTLLSIVGLLELIGIARSVLAQPQFLGRYAEVYLFIGIIYWFFCYTMSLVSRRLEQQLDVGKR, encoded by the coding sequence ATGCAAAAACCAGAAGATTCAAAATTCAAAATTCAAAATTCTCTTAACTGGTTGCGCCAGAATCTCTTTAATACTTGGTACAACAGCATACTCACCCTCTTCTGCCTCTGGCTGATTTACCAATTAGTAGCAGCGATTTTGGGCTGGGCAATTTTCAAAGCACAATGGGCAGTTGTCTGGGCCAACTTACGACTATTTTTAGTAGGCCGATACCCAGCTGGCGAAACTTGGCGGCTGTGGTTGGTTGCGCTTATTTTGGTGGGATTAACCGGCTTGTCAGCGTGGCAACCTCGTCTTTTGCGTCGGTGGTTGCCGGCAGCATGGCTAGTTGCTTTTCCAGTCACTTTATGGCTGATTGGAGGCGGCTGGGGTTTAATGCCGGTGGGAACAGAACTTTGGAATGGTCTGCTGCTGACCTTGTTGATGGCTGTCGTTAGTATTGTTCTATCCTTTCCCCTCGGTGTCTTACTCGCTTTAGGACGACAGAGCACTCTGCCGGTGGTGCGCTGGTTTAGTATCTTCTACATTGAAGTGATCCGAGGACTGCCTTTAATTGGCATTCTGTTTATGGCACAAGTGATGTTACCACTACTTTTGCCCCCAGAAATTCGCTTGGATCGGGTGCTGCGAGCGATCGCCGGCTTGACCCTATTTAGTGCCGCCTACCTGGCAGAAAATGTGCGCGGTGGATTGCAATCTCTGCCTCGCGGTCAAGTTGAAGCCGGTAAAGCCCTCGGATTCAATCCATTCTTAGTCATTGGGCTAATTGTGCTGCCTCAAGCCTTACGGGCGGTTATCCCAGCAATTGTCGGTCAATTTATTAGTTTGTTTAAAGACACAACGTTGTTATCAATTGTAGGATTGCTGGAATTGATAGGGATAGCTCGGTCTGTTCTCGCACAGCCACAGTTTTTAGGGCGTTATGCCGAGGTTTATCTGTTTATCGGCATCATTTACTGGTTCTTTTGCTACACCATGTCTTTAGTCAGCCGGCGTTTGGAACAACAGTTGGATGTGGGTAAGCGATAA
- a CDS encoding tRNA (cytidine(34)-2'-O)-methyltransferase encodes MPQIVLIHPQIPPNTGNIARTCAATGTELHLVGPMGFEISDRYLKRAGLDYWPYVNWQYHLSVEAFQDFQQARGGRCVGFSTRGKCSYIQFQFLPDDWLLFGSETLGLAAEVLSACDETVYIPMTQPQVRSLNLSVSAALGLFEARRQLGYLG; translated from the coding sequence ATGCCTCAAATTGTCTTGATTCATCCCCAAATTCCGCCAAATACGGGCAATATTGCCCGTACTTGTGCCGCTACCGGCACAGAACTGCATTTAGTGGGACCAATGGGCTTTGAAATTAGTGATCGCTATCTCAAACGAGCCGGTTTAGACTACTGGCCTTACGTGAATTGGCAATATCACCTATCTGTAGAAGCTTTCCAAGATTTCCAGCAAGCGCGTGGGGGTCGATGTGTGGGATTTAGCACTCGTGGAAAGTGTAGCTATATTCAATTTCAATTTCTGCCGGATGATTGGCTATTGTTTGGCAGTGAAACCCTAGGTTTGGCGGCAGAAGTATTATCAGCTTGCGATGAGACTGTCTACATTCCTATGACACAGCCTCAGGTTCGCAGTCTTAATCTTTCAGTGAGTGCGGCCCTGGGTTTATTTGAAGCGCGGCGTCAATTGGGCTATTTGGGCTGA
- a CDS encoding peptidoglycan DD-metalloendopeptidase family protein, with protein MKREFPQKVRFVPSPSPEKEALVKFSACKLGLFRQAHPEGNRRVRTSAAMIGLAISMGASSLFLPRQGDRAFAAEPIKAEPTAKRAISSLDKTAWLPVADEVTPAAQTVIAIPEANALPRHAEQEDTRFLPLSPEVDSTERALPVTANEPSYSISSEPVLLAEPRLDIPKARSFEEFQVVSPANTLVVPLAVNSPIADDVNELFKAKQEVLKANQDVAIKDLQRSSNRLKNGLAELRSEESASSSQWVPEPGQNPSVANPITNLSYPSVVADREVLVPVVPAASPEAEFKSVPLIVPTPETAVVPNPALVPVVPAASPEVELKSVPLIVPTPETAVVPVPEMATSPLEDKQPVFTPSQGVEVPDMSQAVVIATEDRQTVVVPSNAAKEAKANVYRVNSGDTVGVIAQNYGVSQSQLVHANELSDPNFINVDQTLKIPVGDAGKPLAQTMTLIANSNVAPEAAYNPAANTELIEEKQVPNLVIPQPASALNPTLPLVTPGTPEIVGSVSSSMESKPDDSAEMAVVPVQPNQSPESEINHKSNPYVEGLRAEVLKLREKYQTQKVSNQGNAAIATPTPVVPSVMNLSVPTREINNPEFTPAQPRESLQAQVSQQARLGTRSGQVTQPAPEQAPVVATAPIGVDGYDQIQPRMVSPDLPPLAPAERYLPNGAASFNGFIWPAKGEMTSGYGWRWGRMHAGIDVAGPIGTPIVAAAPGVITYASWNEGGYGNLVEIQHPDGSLTLYAHNDRILVREGQQVEQGQQIAEMGSTGYSTGPHLHFELHSRGKGAIDPIAMLPQ; from the coding sequence TTGAAACGAGAATTTCCGCAGAAGGTAAGGTTTGTTCCTTCCCCCTCTCCAGAAAAGGAGGCGTTAGTAAAATTTTCTGCGTGCAAGTTGGGATTATTCAGGCAGGCGCACCCAGAGGGCAACCGCCGGGTTCGTACCTCTGCAGCCATGATTGGATTGGCCATTTCTATGGGTGCCTCTAGCCTGTTTCTGCCGAGACAAGGAGATAGAGCGTTTGCAGCGGAACCCATAAAAGCTGAACCGACGGCGAAGAGGGCAATCTCATCGTTAGATAAAACAGCTTGGTTGCCGGTCGCTGATGAAGTTACACCGGCTGCCCAGACAGTGATTGCCATACCTGAAGCGAATGCGCTACCCAGACACGCGGAACAGGAAGATACAAGGTTTTTGCCCTTGTCGCCTGAGGTTGATTCTACGGAAAGAGCTTTGCCTGTAACGGCAAACGAACCTTCCTACAGCATTAGCTCAGAGCCTGTCCTGCTTGCAGAACCAAGGCTGGATATTCCTAAGGCAAGAAGCTTTGAGGAATTTCAGGTGGTGTCGCCGGCAAACACGCTGGTGGTGCCATTAGCCGTTAACAGTCCCATTGCGGATGACGTTAATGAGCTGTTTAAGGCTAAGCAAGAGGTTTTAAAGGCAAATCAAGATGTTGCCATCAAAGATTTACAGCGATCATCGAATCGGCTGAAAAATGGTCTGGCGGAGTTGCGGTCTGAGGAGTCTGCAAGTTCATCTCAATGGGTTCCAGAGCCGGGACAGAACCCCTCTGTAGCCAATCCGATCACAAACTTATCCTATCCGTCTGTCGTTGCGGATCGAGAAGTGTTAGTGCCAGTCGTACCGGCAGCGAGTCCGGAGGCTGAATTCAAGAGCGTGCCGTTAATTGTGCCAACACCGGAAACGGCTGTGGTGCCGAATCCAGCGTTAGTGCCCGTGGTGCCGGCAGCGAGTCCAGAAGTGGAACTCAAGAGCGTGCCGTTAATTGTGCCAACACCGGAAACGGCTGTGGTGCCAGTTCCAGAAATGGCAACATCGCCTCTTGAAGACAAACAGCCGGTGTTTACGCCCTCACAGGGAGTAGAAGTGCCGGATATGTCGCAAGCAGTTGTGATTGCCACAGAAGATAGACAAACGGTTGTCGTTCCTTCTAACGCAGCTAAAGAAGCGAAAGCAAACGTTTACCGAGTCAATTCGGGCGACACAGTTGGTGTCATTGCCCAGAATTATGGAGTTTCTCAGTCACAGTTGGTTCATGCGAATGAACTGAGCGATCCGAATTTTATCAATGTGGATCAAACACTGAAAATTCCTGTCGGTGATGCCGGTAAACCACTGGCTCAGACGATGACTCTGATTGCCAATAGTAATGTGGCACCTGAAGCGGCTTACAACCCGGCAGCGAATACTGAGCTGATTGAAGAGAAGCAAGTGCCGAATCTTGTGATTCCGCAGCCGGCTTCAGCATTGAACCCGACTCTACCGTTGGTAACTCCTGGCACTCCAGAGATCGTCGGCAGTGTTTCGAGTTCGATGGAATCCAAACCCGATGACAGCGCTGAAATGGCAGTGGTGCCGGTTCAACCAAATCAGTCGCCTGAGTCTGAAATTAACCACAAATCTAACCCTTACGTTGAAGGGTTAAGGGCTGAAGTCCTCAAGCTCAGAGAGAAGTACCAGACACAGAAAGTCAGCAATCAAGGGAACGCAGCCATCGCCACTCCGACGCCGGTGGTGCCTTCTGTAATGAACTTATCTGTGCCGACTAGAGAAATCAACAACCCAGAGTTCACTCCTGCTCAGCCTCGTGAGTCCTTGCAAGCACAAGTCTCGCAACAAGCTCGGTTGGGAACCCGTAGTGGACAAGTAACGCAACCGGCACCCGAACAAGCGCCAGTTGTTGCGACAGCGCCGATTGGAGTAGATGGCTACGATCAAATTCAACCGCGCATGGTTTCTCCAGATTTACCGCCTCTCGCCCCTGCTGAGCGCTATTTGCCCAACGGAGCGGCTAGCTTTAATGGGTTTATCTGGCCGGCTAAGGGAGAAATGACTTCGGGCTATGGCTGGCGCTGGGGACGGATGCACGCAGGCATTGACGTTGCCGGTCCTATTGGGACGCCAATTGTCGCCGCCGCGCCTGGTGTTATCACCTACGCAAGCTGGAACGAGGGGGGTTATGGAAATCTGGTTGAAATTCAGCATCCAGATGGCAGCTTGACGCTATACGCCCACAATGACCGGATTCTAGTGCGCGAAGGCCAACAAGTCGAGCAAGGCCAGCAAATCGCTGAAATGGGCAGCACCGGCTACAGTACCGGACCCCACCTTCACTTTGAACTCCACTCGCGTGGCAAGGGAGCCATCGATCCGATTGCCATGTTACCTCAGTAG
- a CDS encoding iron uptake porin, whose product MMPKIFRAAFLYKSAVLGAILVVTNSALAVEAPAGEKDAEKIAAADPIASSVENNDRQTQQTGELLAVNAPDQLLSVKATSVPAGRNLLAELPSDGTLPSETSVPAEPSVSSLDGMGQANEEVDPMAQLSDVNQLSDVQPTDWAYEALRNLVERYNCIAGYPDGTFRGNRAMTRYEFAAGLNACLDAILALIPEGGDFATQEDLAILRRLLDEFQAELATLRGRVDALEARTSELEANQFSTTTKLRGEVIFAGSDIIGEGGSSVPHFTHRTRLNLDTSFTGKDLLRARLQVGNTEDLTAFGGTPMDRLAFEANTENQLQIHKLFYRFPLTSRATVIVDANQGEYNENVFVFNPALESSGRGSVSRFGRFNPIYRQGGGQGLTLNYDFSKALGVSLSYHAPNGNDPDPAPGGGGGFFSGSYAALGQVTFRPSNRFALGLTYVNSYSRNGSNLSGGTGSSLANRPFGTVPTSANHYGVEASVSLSPRFIISGWGGLTDAQQESGGDADAKIINWALSLAFPDLGKEGNLAAFIIGMPPKVTESDATEDRNTYLHLEALYRYQVTDNIAITPGLFVILDPEHNDSNETDFVGTVRTTFTF is encoded by the coding sequence ATGATGCCAAAGATTTTTAGGGCTGCCTTCCTTTACAAATCAGCCGTCCTAGGGGCAATTTTGGTTGTGACCAACAGCGCCTTGGCCGTTGAAGCTCCTGCCGGCGAAAAAGATGCAGAGAAAATCGCAGCAGCCGACCCAATTGCCTCGTCTGTTGAAAACAATGATCGGCAAACTCAACAGACAGGTGAGCTGCTTGCAGTAAATGCCCCCGACCAGTTGTTGTCTGTTAAAGCCACCTCAGTGCCAGCCGGCAGGAATTTACTTGCAGAACTCCCATCTGACGGCACACTCCCCTCTGAAACTTCTGTCCCTGCTGAACCCTCTGTGAGTTCGCTAGACGGCATGGGCCAAGCCAACGAAGAAGTAGACCCAATGGCCCAGCTGAGCGATGTGAATCAGCTCTCAGATGTCCAGCCAACAGACTGGGCCTATGAAGCCTTGCGAAACTTGGTTGAAAGATATAACTGTATTGCCGGCTACCCGGATGGGACATTCCGAGGAAACCGGGCCATGACCCGTTATGAGTTTGCAGCCGGTTTAAATGCTTGCTTAGATGCAATCTTGGCGTTGATACCAGAAGGGGGAGACTTTGCCACCCAAGAAGATTTAGCCATACTGCGCCGGCTGCTAGATGAGTTTCAAGCAGAACTCGCCACCTTACGCGGTCGAGTGGATGCCCTCGAAGCTCGCACCTCTGAGTTAGAGGCCAATCAGTTCTCCACCACCACCAAGCTCAGAGGAGAAGTGATCTTTGCCGGTAGTGACATTATCGGAGAAGGTGGCAGCTCGGTTCCCCACTTTACTCACCGCACCCGGCTAAACTTGGATACCAGCTTTACAGGCAAAGACCTCTTGAGAGCTCGGTTGCAGGTCGGTAACACCGAAGACTTGACAGCCTTTGGGGGAACTCCAATGGATCGCTTGGCATTTGAAGCCAATACTGAGAACCAATTACAAATCCATAAACTGTTCTATCGTTTTCCTCTCACTAGCAGGGCTACAGTCATCGTCGATGCCAATCAAGGCGAGTACAACGAGAACGTCTTCGTATTTAACCCTGCCTTAGAAAGTAGCGGACGGGGATCTGTATCCCGCTTTGGCCGGTTCAACCCCATCTATCGGCAAGGCGGAGGACAGGGTCTAACCCTAAATTACGACTTTAGCAAAGCATTGGGTGTATCCCTAAGTTATCACGCTCCTAATGGTAACGATCCTGATCCCGCTCCTGGTGGGGGAGGTGGATTTTTCAGCGGTTCCTATGCAGCACTTGGTCAAGTCACTTTCCGACCTAGCAATCGCTTTGCTTTAGGCTTAACTTACGTCAATTCCTACTCTCGTAATGGCAGTAACCTATCGGGAGGCACAGGAAGCAGCTTGGCAAATCGACCCTTCGGTACAGTTCCTACTTCAGCTAATCACTATGGTGTTGAAGCGAGCGTCAGTCTCAGCCCTCGATTTATCATTTCGGGTTGGGGTGGCCTGACTGACGCTCAGCAAGAATCAGGAGGAGATGCAGATGCTAAGATAATCAACTGGGCTTTGAGCTTAGCTTTCCCGGATCTGGGCAAAGAAGGAAATTTGGCAGCCTTTATCATTGGGATGCCGCCTAAAGTGACTGAGAGCGATGCGACTGAAGATAGAAACACCTATTTACACCTAGAGGCTTTGTACCGCTATCAAGTAACGGATAATATCGCCATCACTCCAGGCTTGTTTGTCATTCTCGATCCAGAGCATAACGACAGCAACGAAACGGACTTCGTTGGAACTGTCAGAACCACCTTCACATTTTAA
- the gshA gene encoding glutamate--cysteine ligase, which yields MLLSKGFEVEMYTGTPQGRVVGLSDRIVADLDGFVREPDSRNVEYTTAPFCRYERLLCALVRPRVQLREYLKHLGDYTVIPGSTLPLEGSDHFYRSDPKNPYHDYIEQTYGTTVVTASIHINIGISDLEQLMRACRLIRVEAPLYLALSASSPFLNGQITGNHSTRWRMFPKTPAHVPLFESHRHFVQWTEAQLALGTMQNVRHLWSSVRPNGDRRPYNLNRLELRICDLVTDPISLLAITALLEARLWQLLNNPGLDPLEMSQLPAGNRAEDLVVLTDANEQAAAHQSLDAQLRHWQDGRPILARDWVEEIYQEVWPVAKKRGFSCFLSPLKKILREGNSAQQWLKMHSGGLDCQSIITQAIQSMAEQEGDLEDKLCQMLAA from the coding sequence GTGCTGCTATCAAAAGGTTTTGAAGTCGAAATGTACACCGGCACACCCCAAGGTAGGGTTGTGGGATTGTCTGACCGAATTGTGGCTGACTTAGATGGATTTGTCCGGGAGCCAGATAGTCGTAACGTGGAATATACCACCGCGCCTTTTTGTCGCTATGAGCGGTTGTTATGTGCCTTGGTGCGCCCCAGAGTCCAGTTGCGGGAGTATTTAAAACATCTGGGTGATTACACAGTGATCCCTGGCAGTACGTTGCCCTTAGAAGGAAGCGATCACTTCTACCGATCTGACCCGAAAAACCCGTACCACGATTACATTGAACAAACTTACGGCACCACTGTTGTCACTGCGAGCATTCACATTAATATAGGCATCAGCGATTTGGAGCAACTGATGCGGGCTTGTCGCCTGATCCGCGTAGAAGCTCCTTTATATCTCGCTCTCAGTGCCTCTTCGCCCTTCCTCAATGGCCAAATCACGGGCAATCACTCGACCCGGTGGCGGATGTTTCCGAAAACGCCGGCCCATGTTCCTTTATTTGAAAGCCACCGCCATTTTGTCCAGTGGACTGAAGCTCAGCTGGCGCTGGGAACCATGCAAAATGTTCGTCACTTGTGGTCATCAGTGCGCCCTAATGGTGATCGGCGTCCTTACAATCTGAACCGGCTGGAATTGAGAATTTGCGACTTGGTTACCGATCCGATCTCGCTGCTGGCCATTACGGCACTATTAGAAGCGAGATTATGGCAATTGCTTAACAATCCGGGTTTAGATCCTTTAGAAATGAGCCAGCTGCCGGCAGGGAACCGAGCAGAAGATTTAGTGGTCTTAACGGATGCTAATGAACAGGCTGCTGCCCATCAAAGTTTAGATGCCCAGTTGCGGCACTGGCAGGACGGCAGGCCCATCTTAGCCAGGGATTGGGTTGAAGAAATTTACCAAGAAGTTTGGCCGGTGGCCAAAAAACGTGGCTTTAGTTGCTTCCTCTCACCCCTGAAAAAAATTCTCCGAGAAGGCAACAGCGCCCAACAGTGGCTAAAAATGCACTCTGGAGGACTCGATTGTCAGAGTATTATCACTCAGGCTATTCAATCGATGGCCGAGCAAGAAGGGGATTTAGAAGATAAGTTATGCCAGATGTTGGCTGCTTAG
- a CDS encoding PepSY domain-containing protein, whose translation MSINKARLRQLHSMLAPIMVLPILLTLITGFFYQMADVAGKQVDFLWLLDLHKGNFGLLNLEVIYPFLNALGLFTLAITGTTLWFQTRRRPGN comes from the coding sequence ATGTCAATTAACAAAGCCCGGTTGCGTCAACTACACTCCATGCTTGCACCCATCATGGTTTTACCCATTCTACTAACCCTAATAACTGGCTTTTTTTATCAAATGGCAGATGTTGCCGGCAAACAGGTAGACTTTTTATGGTTGCTCGATCTGCATAAGGGAAATTTTGGCCTTTTAAATTTAGAAGTAATTTATCCTTTTTTAAATGCTTTGGGCTTATTCACTTTGGCCATCACCGGCACTACCCTCTGGTTCCAAACGCGCCGCCGGCCTGGAAATTAG
- a CDS encoding ABC transporter permease subunit (The N-terminal region of this protein, as described by TIGR01726, is a three transmembrane segment that identifies a subfamily of ABC transporter permease subunits, which specificities that include histidine, arginine, glutamine, glutamate, L-cystine (sic), the opines (in Agrobacterium) octopine and nopaline, etc.), whose amino-acid sequence MERQRTEDIGQKTKDKTPLWRDERFWRIAGQVLAVLLVVITVGILLDNLIFNSEQQGLQYGFDFLGEQASFDIGETTIPYSPLSPYSQALLVGITNTLRVIVIGIILASIAGMIVGFSVISDNWLLRQLAIIYVETIRNTPLLLQLFFWYFAVFLTLPVQENSISLLGFISLSNRGVELGSIRLSSEFCALLVGLTVYTAAFIAEIVRAGIQSVPRGQWEAAKALGIKPFLMLRLVVFPQALRVIIPPLTSEYLNLAKNSSLAIAIAYPDIYSVYSTTLNQTGRSVEVIVLLMGTYLVIDLLIAGVMNLFNSSVQIKER is encoded by the coding sequence ATGGAGCGACAAAGAACAGAAGACATAGGACAAAAGACAAAGGACAAAACCCCCCTGTGGCGTGATGAGAGGTTTTGGCGTATTGCCGGCCAAGTTTTGGCAGTTTTGCTTGTAGTTATCACAGTTGGCATCCTGTTAGATAACTTAATTTTTAACTCTGAGCAGCAGGGACTTCAATACGGGTTTGATTTTCTGGGCGAGCAAGCATCTTTTGATATTGGTGAAACCACCATTCCTTACTCCCCCTTAAGCCCATACAGTCAAGCTTTGCTGGTGGGGATAACTAACACCCTGCGAGTGATAGTCATTGGGATTATCCTGGCTAGTATTGCGGGCATGATAGTTGGGTTCTCTGTAATTTCAGATAATTGGCTATTGCGGCAACTGGCAATTATATATGTAGAAACCATCCGCAATACGCCTTTACTGCTACAACTGTTTTTCTGGTACTTTGCTGTTTTTCTAACACTGCCGGTGCAAGAAAATTCAATTTCGCTGCTGGGGTTTATTTCTCTTAGCAATCGCGGAGTCGAGTTGGGTAGTATCCGTCTGTCTTCTGAATTCTGTGCTTTGCTGGTGGGGCTGACCGTTTACACTGCCGCTTTCATTGCAGAAATCGTTCGCGCCGGCATTCAATCTGTGCCTCGCGGACAGTGGGAAGCAGCAAAAGCTTTGGGAATCAAACCATTTTTGATGCTGCGATTGGTCGTGTTTCCCCAAGCTTTGCGGGTAATCATTCCACCTCTAACAAGTGAATATCTCAATTTAGCAAAGAATTCGAGTTTGGCGATTGCTATTGCCTATCCAGATATCTATTCTGTCTATTCAACCACTTTAAATCAGACAGGTCGGTCTGTAGAAGTGATTGTGTTACTCATGGGCACCTACTTGGTAATCGATCTGCTCATTGCCGGTGTGATGAATTTGTTCAACAGCTCAGTACAAATTAAAGAGAGGTAA
- a CDS encoding amino acid ABC transporter ATP-binding protein, whose amino-acid sequence MNQEIKNKRQNEDLMIVAQDVHKWYGQFHVLRGVSLRVNRGEVVVIMGPSGSGKSTFIRTFNALEEYQQGQIEIDGITLSHDLRNIDAIRQEVGMVFQQFNLFPHLTVLQNVTLAPIWVRRWPKAKAEEVAMQLLERVGILEQARKYPGQLSGGQQQRVAIARALAMQPKIMLFDEPTSALDPEMVREVLDVMRSLAGSGMTMVVVTHEVGFAREVADRVVLMDSGMLVEEAPPAAFFQNPKEDRTRKFLSQIL is encoded by the coding sequence ATGAACCAAGAGATAAAGAACAAGCGACAAAACGAAGATTTGATGATTGTGGCCCAAGATGTCCACAAATGGTACGGCCAATTTCACGTTCTGCGTGGCGTCAGCCTTAGAGTCAACCGGGGAGAAGTGGTCGTAATCATGGGGCCGTCGGGTTCTGGAAAATCCACGTTTATTCGCACGTTTAATGCTTTAGAAGAGTACCAGCAAGGACAAATTGAAATTGATGGAATTACTCTCAGTCATGATCTGCGCAATATCGATGCAATTCGGCAGGAAGTGGGGATGGTGTTTCAGCAATTTAACCTGTTCCCTCACTTAACGGTGCTGCAAAACGTCACCCTAGCACCGATTTGGGTTCGCCGGTGGCCAAAAGCGAAAGCAGAAGAAGTGGCAATGCAACTGCTGGAACGTGTGGGAATTTTAGAACAAGCGCGGAAATATCCAGGTCAGTTGTCTGGAGGCCAGCAGCAACGGGTGGCCATTGCTCGCGCTTTAGCTATGCAGCCTAAGATTATGCTATTTGATGAGCCGACATCGGCTTTAGACCCAGAAATGGTGCGGGAAGTTTTGGATGTTATGCGATCATTGGCCGGTTCGGGCATGACAATGGTGGTAGTCACTCACGAAGTCGGGTTTGCTCGCGAGGTAGCAGACCGAGTCGTATTGATGGATAGTGGGATGTTGGTCGAGGAAGCCCCACCGGCAGCTTTCTTTCAAAATCCAAAAGAGGATCGCACTCGCAAATTTCTTTCTCAGATTCTCTAA
- a CDS encoding amino acid ABC transporter substrate-binding protein: protein MRRWGSLLLATMLLVMPLVGCRSRQSQQTTSSQTTRQSRLETVLKRGKLICGVGADLPGFSYVGQDGKYVGLDVDVCRAVAAALFDNPDALEIRPLTPKERFTAMQSGEVDLLSRNTTWTLGRDTEVGMEFAPTVFYDGQAMMVRKDSGIKSLEDFKGKAVCVQTGTTTENSLADQMRKRGVTYQPLVFEETDATFAAYAQGRCQGVTTDRSQLAGRRSILPNPDDHILLDVVMSKEPLAPLVLGGDTKWFDVVKWSVFALFNAEELEITSQNVAQVASTTTDPVVRRFLGVEGNLGKGMGVSNEFAIRIIKHVGNYSEVYDRNLGPKTPLNLPRGINTLWTKGGLLYSPPFL, encoded by the coding sequence ATGCGTAGATGGGGTTCCTTATTACTAGCCACCATGCTCCTGGTCATGCCCCTAGTAGGCTGTCGGAGCCGGCAGTCACAACAGACAACATCCAGCCAAACTACCCGTCAGAGCCGCTTAGAGACAGTATTAAAGCGCGGAAAGTTAATTTGTGGTGTAGGTGCTGACTTGCCCGGATTTAGTTATGTGGGTCAGGACGGCAAATATGTGGGATTGGATGTAGATGTCTGCCGTGCGGTCGCTGCCGCTTTGTTCGATAACCCGGATGCTTTAGAAATTCGACCTTTGACGCCTAAAGAGCGGTTTACCGCCATGCAGTCCGGCGAAGTAGACCTTCTCAGTCGCAACACCACCTGGACTTTAGGCCGTGATACTGAAGTGGGGATGGAGTTTGCCCCCACGGTGTTTTATGACGGTCAAGCCATGATGGTAAGAAAAGATAGTGGCATTAAGTCATTAGAAGACTTCAAGGGAAAGGCTGTCTGCGTGCAAACCGGCACCACTACTGAGAACAGCTTGGCTGACCAAATGCGTAAACGCGGCGTTACCTATCAACCGCTTGTGTTTGAAGAAACCGATGCCACCTTTGCTGCTTACGCACAAGGTCGCTGCCAGGGTGTAACGACTGATCGCTCTCAGCTAGCCGGACGCCGCAGCATTTTACCAAATCCAGATGATCACATTCTTTTGGATGTGGTGATGTCTAAAGAACCGTTAGCACCATTAGTTCTCGGTGGTGACACCAAATGGTTCGATGTGGTTAAGTGGTCAGTTTTTGCTTTATTTAATGCTGAGGAGTTAGAAATTACCTCGCAGAATGTAGCACAGGTTGCCTCTACAACCACCGACCCAGTAGTGCGGCGCTTTTTAGGCGTTGAAGGAAATTTGGGTAAAGGGATGGGCGTTTCTAACGAGTTCGCAATTCGCATCATTAAGCACGTTGGTAACTACAGCGAAGTTTACGACCGCAACCTCGGCCCTAAAACACCGTTAAACTTGCCCCGTGGAATTAACACTCTTTGGACAAAGGGAGGTTTGCTATACTCTCCTCCGTTCCTCTAA